Proteins co-encoded in one Desulfitobacterium hafniense DCB-2 genomic window:
- a CDS encoding metal-sensing transcriptional repressor — translation MIIMREKGHSHTHHHTKAVLNRLSRAIGHLESVKRMVEEEKDCSEVLIQLSAVIAALNNTGKVILKDHIEHCIVDAWELGNEEAMENLNKAIDRFIK, via the coding sequence ATGATTATCATGAGAGAGAAGGGCCACAGCCACACTCACCATCACACCAAAGCCGTACTCAATCGGTTATCCCGGGCCATTGGCCATCTGGAATCAGTGAAACGGATGGTAGAAGAGGAGAAGGACTGCAGCGAAGTGCTGATTCAATTATCGGCAGTTATAGCCGCACTCAATAATACCGGTAAGGTTATTCTTAAGGATCATATTGAGCATTGCATTGTTGATGCCTGGGAGCTTGGTAATGAGGAGGCTATGGAAAATCTGAATAAGGCCATTGACCGGTTTATAAAATGA
- a CDS encoding ABC transporter permease: MHDGMKCQRTKIRLAVYIVLTLGLLLVALFGESIAPYDPYKTNVMAIDQPPSYDYWFGTDNLGRCLFSRVLTGARSSLSATLLIVAITGVLGTLIGVAAGYYGGIVDNILKRLLLIFQSFPGQVLAIAIVGVLGAGFGNAVIALGVIGWISYARIARSMVLKIRNAGYVNAARLCGCGSAYIMIHHVIPNISSLLFVTAMNALAGTMLEISALSFLGLSATPPIPEWGFMISEGRKVLMTAPWQTLFPGIAILITVIILNRLGDSVQDYMAVRQQELSVM; the protein is encoded by the coding sequence ATGCACGATGGGATGAAATGCCAAAGAACAAAAATCAGGCTTGCCGTGTATATAGTACTTACCCTGGGCCTGCTCTTGGTTGCCTTGTTTGGTGAGAGCATAGCTCCCTATGATCCCTATAAGACCAATGTCATGGCCATTGATCAGCCGCCAAGTTACGACTATTGGTTTGGAACGGATAATTTGGGGAGATGTCTGTTCTCAAGGGTGTTGACCGGTGCGCGGAGTTCATTGTCGGCAACATTGCTGATCGTGGCCATTACCGGTGTATTGGGTACTTTGATAGGAGTGGCTGCCGGATATTATGGCGGGATCGTAGATAATATCCTGAAACGGCTTTTACTGATCTTTCAGTCGTTTCCCGGTCAGGTTCTGGCGATTGCCATCGTCGGCGTCCTCGGAGCCGGTTTTGGCAATGCGGTGATTGCCCTCGGTGTAATCGGCTGGATATCCTATGCGAGAATAGCGAGAAGCATGGTGCTGAAGATCAGGAACGCGGGCTATGTTAACGCGGCGAGACTGTGCGGATGCGGCTCAGCCTACATTATGATTCATCATGTTATTCCCAATATCAGTTCATTATTGTTTGTAACAGCCATGAACGCTCTGGCGGGAACCATGCTGGAGATTTCAGCCCTTTCTTTCCTGGGACTCTCCGCAACGCCACCCATACCTGAATGGGGATTTATGATCAGTGAAGGCCGAAAAGTACTCATGACAGCACCGTGGCAGACGTTATTTCCAGGAATTGCAATACTGATCACCGTCATCATTTTAAACCGGCTTGGTGACAGTGTTCAGGACTATATGGCAGTAAGACAGCAAGAGCTGTCTGTAATGTAA
- a CDS encoding ABC transporter ATP-binding protein encodes MQLEAKDICFRYTSKTAPILSQVNFTLKEGEKLALVGPSGCGKSTLAKILAGYIKPSNGTVLLGGKPLPDQGYSPVQMIYQHPELAVNPRWKMSKIIHECWTPNDELLKDMGIEKEWMSRWPTELSGGELQRFCVLRALGPETRFLICDEITTMLDVITQAQLWQIILDIANKNRLGLIVVTHNNYLAHKVCDRIVKLTDINHV; translated from the coding sequence ATGCAGCTTGAAGCAAAAGATATCTGTTTTCGTTATACGAGCAAAACGGCCCCCATACTCAGCCAGGTAAATTTTACATTGAAAGAGGGTGAAAAACTGGCCTTGGTCGGCCCTTCGGGCTGCGGTAAAAGCACCCTTGCCAAAATCCTGGCCGGATATATCAAGCCGTCCAACGGTACGGTGCTGCTGGGCGGCAAGCCCCTCCCTGATCAAGGCTATTCCCCTGTCCAAATGATCTATCAGCATCCTGAACTGGCGGTCAACCCCAGATGGAAGATGTCCAAAATCATTCATGAATGCTGGACCCCCAACGATGAACTTCTCAAGGACATGGGAATTGAGAAGGAATGGATGTCCCGCTGGCCAACAGAGCTGTCGGGAGGCGAGCTTCAGAGATTTTGCGTCCTACGGGCCCTTGGACCGGAGACAAGGTTTTTAATTTGTGATGAAATAACCACCATGCTGGACGTTATTACCCAGGCACAGTTGTGGCAGATCATTTTGGATATTGCCAATAAGAACAGGTTAGGCCTGATAGTCGTAACACATAATAACTATCTGGCGCACAAGGTCTGCGATAGAATCGTTAAGCTGACGGATATCAATCATGTCTGA
- a CDS encoding ABC transporter permease produces the protein MWKHGIKKLLQTLFDVAILLFGVTFLSFSLMHLAPGDPAVTILRAGGAMPTEQDIIAKRAEMGLDRPFLEQYGSWLSGFVQGDLGVSMVDGKNVTPRIMNALKNSLLLAAVSLAAGIAVALPVGVLAAVKKDRAFDKLTCTLAFIRLAMPSFLVGLGLLYVFAYKLKLISVMSSTAGAAGIILPVVTLATGICARMVRQIRATFSAELREPYVNGLRSKGVGELRILFRHVLKNTMLPIMTLIALSFGELIGGTAVVETIFSWPGLGRLALNAINERDYTIIQGFVVTTSLIFCLLYGLTELSYSFFDPRVKKAKGRTT, from the coding sequence ATGTGGAAACACGGTATTAAGAAACTATTGCAGACACTATTCGACGTAGCGATATTGCTGTTTGGTGTGACCTTCTTATCTTTTTCCCTTATGCATCTTGCGCCCGGTGATCCGGCGGTGACCATACTGCGCGCAGGGGGGGCCATGCCAACCGAGCAGGATATTATTGCGAAAAGAGCCGAAATGGGTTTGGACCGGCCGTTTCTTGAGCAGTATGGCTCCTGGCTGTCGGGCTTTGTTCAGGGGGATCTCGGCGTTTCCATGGTCGATGGGAAAAACGTGACGCCGCGGATCATGAACGCGCTCAAAAACAGCCTGCTGTTAGCGGCCGTCAGTCTGGCTGCCGGTATTGCTGTGGCGTTGCCTGTTGGTGTATTGGCAGCTGTAAAAAAAGACAGGGCCTTTGACAAACTCACCTGCACCCTTGCCTTCATACGGTTGGCTATGCCCTCCTTTTTAGTCGGACTGGGACTGCTCTATGTTTTTGCCTACAAACTGAAACTAATCTCTGTGATGAGCAGCACGGCAGGAGCGGCCGGCATCATCCTGCCTGTGGTAACCCTTGCTACCGGTATTTGCGCGAGAATGGTGCGGCAGATACGGGCTACTTTTTCCGCAGAACTGAGGGAGCCCTACGTCAATGGACTCAGGTCAAAGGGTGTCGGTGAATTAAGAATTCTCTTTCGCCATGTTCTGAAAAATACGATGCTCCCCATCATGACCCTTATTGCCCTCAGCTTTGGAGAATTGATTGGCGGAACAGCAGTCGTGGAAACAATTTTTTCCTGGCCGGGATTGGGGCGTTTGGCCCTTAACGCAATTAACGAAAGAGACTATACAATTATTCAAGGTTTTGTTGTGACAACTTCTCTGATCTTCTGCCTTCTTTATGGGTTGACAGAACTATCATACAGTTTTTTTGACCCGCGTGTTAAAAAGGCTAAGGGGAGAACGACCTAA
- a CDS encoding DUF3102 domain-containing protein, translating into MRMENSNRTPGQIASEINVIKEQSGKMLLSNAIEIGRRLTEAKELVPHGEWLKWLTESVSYSRSTASRLMKIFREYGPILSSTDGEEGSNGAPVHHLNYTQGIALFGISVEDRDQFIADNDVGKMSKRELQQTVKVRERTAEEEERREPENQGVQNQEKTEEAADKAMDKPLELIPVERKIIKPKTVPTAQTELQQEDANPESMKYNAQYATHRDTMLSAYGELLKTLVALNRVDPVKKEANRKEALKITTNMAETLKQYPPAIKTNLKIKRTEPGAPN; encoded by the coding sequence ATGAGGATGGAAAATTCCAACAGGACGCCTGGGCAAATAGCGTCTGAAATTAACGTTATCAAGGAACAAAGTGGAAAAATGCTGCTCAGCAATGCCATAGAGATCGGGCGGCGTCTGACAGAGGCCAAAGAGCTGGTACCCCACGGGGAGTGGCTCAAATGGCTGACTGAATCCGTGAGTTACTCCCGGAGCACGGCCAGCAGGCTGATGAAAATTTTCCGGGAATACGGGCCGATACTCTCCTCAACCGATGGGGAAGAGGGCTCAAATGGTGCACCGGTGCACCATTTGAACTACACCCAAGGGATTGCCCTCTTTGGGATCTCGGTAGAGGATCGGGACCAATTTATAGCGGACAATGATGTGGGAAAGATGAGCAAGCGGGAGCTTCAGCAGACGGTCAAGGTAAGGGAGCGGACGGCTGAGGAAGAAGAACGCCGGGAACCGGAGAATCAAGGGGTGCAAAATCAAGAAAAGACAGAAGAGGCAGCGGATAAGGCAATGGATAAGCCCCTGGAACTGATCCCGGTGGAAAGGAAGATCATCAAGCCGAAAACTGTGCCAACTGCTCAAACTGAGCTACAACAAGAGGACGCTAATCCCGAGAGCATGAAATATAACGCCCAATACGCCACGCATCGCGACACTATGCTCAGCGCTTACGGGGAGCTGCTGAAAACCCTCGTCGCTTTAAACAGAGTGGACCCGGTGAAGAAAGAAGCCAACAGGAAAGAGGCGTTAAAGATAACGACGAACATGGCGGAGACGCTGAAACAATATCCTCCGGCGATTAAGACTAATTTGAAGATTAAAAGGACGGAGCCTGGTGCGCCAAATTAG
- a CDS encoding class I SAM-dependent methyltransferase, translated as MGISEAKAIGKRWSFCADGYNAIIQNEFSGELSKKWSDLLIGNAPCPAGKVLDVGTGPGFFALLMGSMGWDVHGIDCSEKMIETAVANAQKAGIDAEFSVMDSHSLDFPDNTFDYIVGRNVTWILYEPEKAFKEWLRVLKPGGRLLYLDGNWHYTLNEDWNAARKADEAEYREKYGTPPNSYRGDEKTEEEFKKLLYFNNILRPDWDTEQLPVFGYEKIKVTPRLNEEVYSEEKQLLYRSVPLFMVTADKASIPSKL; from the coding sequence ATGGGAATTTCTGAAGCAAAAGCAATCGGCAAGCGTTGGAGCTTTTGCGCCGATGGCTACAATGCGATTATTCAAAATGAATTCTCCGGTGAGCTGTCCAAAAAATGGAGCGACCTCCTCATCGGCAATGCGCCCTGCCCGGCCGGCAAAGTGCTGGATGTTGGCACTGGTCCTGGTTTTTTTGCCTTGCTGATGGGAAGCATGGGCTGGGATGTTCATGGCATTGATTGCTCTGAAAAAATGATTGAAACCGCAGTTGCAAACGCCCAAAAGGCGGGGATTGACGCAGAGTTCAGTGTAATGGACAGCCATTCACTGGATTTTCCTGACAATACCTTCGACTATATCGTGGGGCGCAATGTCACTTGGATACTCTATGAGCCTGAAAAAGCCTTTAAAGAATGGCTGCGTGTCTTGAAGCCGGGCGGGCGCCTGCTGTATTTGGATGGGAATTGGCACTATACACTTAATGAGGATTGGAATGCCGCCAGAAAAGCAGACGAGGCGGAGTACAGGGAGAAATATGGCACTCCGCCCAATTCATATCGCGGGGATGAGAAAACAGAGGAAGAGTTCAAAAAGCTCCTGTACTTTAATAATATCCTGCGTCCGGATTGGGATACTGAGCAACTGCCGGTATTTGGATATGAAAAGATAAAAGTTACACCCAGACTTAATGAAGAGGTGTATAGTGAGGAAAAACAGCTCCTTTACCGCTCTGTCCCCCTTTTTATGGTCACAGCGGATAAGGCCTCAATCCCCTCCAAATTATGA
- a CDS encoding ABC transporter substrate-binding protein, which yields MKRRLKGFILLVMAAVILAGCSNTPAAVSPGSESPGTSRTEAGAKHLNVAYHSEIKSLDPGKTSWDTTRIGVGERLFKINDHLELEPWLVQTYQRLDELTWEFILRDDVNFSNGKKMTGESVKACLERTIAMNPRAVTMLNIASIAVDGQKLTVKTNGINAALPNNMADVVCTILDSDTLSDETGIPVGTGPFVIQSMAEGQMELTANQDYWNGTPKLGSITIKYITDGNAQAMALDNGEVDLAFQLPTENIMQFMGNDRFDVTKSSGSRSQVMYFDFENQFLSDLNVRKAITMAIDRETFADVINKGNSEAATAIFPVSFSYGKIKGVDYDKEGAKKLLADSGYTDSDGDGILDKNGVPMSFKLYSYGSHGSLLPTFCEAIQASLKEIGIGIDIRINDYEPHTNFLKNGGFDLALNSYIMAPVADPQYFADIMLKSGADYNYGKYANPEVDALIAQLDEEFADGKRQELAQEIQKKIVEDCGFLTIGHLKYQIAANKKVTGYSTQATEYYLLNENTDINA from the coding sequence ATGAAAAGACGATTAAAAGGCTTCATACTGCTGGTCATGGCGGCTGTGATCCTGGCCGGCTGCTCCAACACGCCCGCAGCGGTCAGCCCTGGCTCCGAATCCCCGGGGACAAGCCGGACTGAGGCCGGGGCAAAGCACTTGAATGTTGCCTATCACTCGGAAATCAAATCACTTGACCCTGGTAAAACAAGCTGGGACACCACCCGTATCGGTGTCGGCGAGCGCCTTTTTAAAATTAATGATCATTTGGAGCTGGAGCCTTGGCTTGTCCAAACCTACCAGCGCCTTGACGAGCTCACCTGGGAGTTTATCCTGCGTGATGACGTAAACTTTTCTAATGGGAAAAAAATGACGGGCGAGTCTGTTAAGGCTTGCCTGGAGCGCACGATTGCCATGAACCCGCGGGCGGTGACCATGCTGAATATCGCCTCCATAGCAGTGGATGGACAAAAGCTCACGGTCAAAACAAATGGGATCAATGCCGCCCTTCCTAACAACATGGCGGACGTTGTCTGCACCATCCTGGATAGTGATACCCTTAGCGATGAAACGGGTATACCGGTTGGCACCGGGCCTTTTGTGATACAGTCGATGGCGGAAGGCCAGATGGAACTAACCGCCAATCAAGACTATTGGAACGGTACGCCCAAGCTCGGCTCCATCACCATAAAATACATCACGGATGGCAACGCTCAGGCGATGGCCCTAGATAATGGAGAAGTCGATCTTGCCTTTCAGCTTCCTACTGAGAATATTATGCAGTTTATGGGCAACGATCGGTTTGATGTGACGAAATCCTCGGGCTCCCGTTCGCAAGTTATGTATTTTGATTTTGAAAATCAATTTCTGTCCGATCTTAATGTGCGCAAGGCCATTACCATGGCCATTGACCGGGAGACCTTTGCTGACGTTATCAACAAAGGCAACTCAGAAGCGGCGACGGCAATTTTCCCCGTCAGCTTTTCCTATGGAAAGATTAAAGGCGTCGACTACGATAAGGAAGGGGCCAAGAAGCTTCTTGCCGATTCCGGATATACAGACAGCGACGGCGATGGCATCTTAGATAAGAATGGGGTACCCATGAGCTTCAAGCTCTACTCCTATGGTTCTCATGGCAGCCTGCTGCCGACATTTTGCGAGGCGATTCAGGCGTCCCTAAAGGAAATCGGCATCGGCATCGACATCCGGATCAACGATTATGAGCCCCATACCAATTTTCTCAAAAACGGCGGTTTTGATCTGGCGCTCAACAGCTATATCATGGCGCCTGTGGCGGATCCCCAGTATTTTGCGGACATTATGCTTAAAAGCGGCGCTGACTATAACTACGGCAAGTATGCAAATCCGGAGGTTGACGCACTAATCGCTCAGCTCGATGAAGAATTTGCTGACGGCAAAAGGCAAGAGCTTGCCCAAGAAATTCAGAAAAAGATCGTGGAGGACTGCGGGTTCTTGACGATTGGGCACCTCAAATATCAGATTGCAGCCAATAAAAAAGTCACCGGCTATTCCACCCAAGCCACCGAATACTATTTGCTGAACGAAAATACGGATATTAACGCCTAA
- a CDS encoding CGGC domain-containing protein: MKIALFCCSKVTQKLGCSSAQCLYDVKNRVGAFGRYARDIQVELVGVVNCPGCPSQIAPYRIIAQIENLADFQVEAIHFTNCISTFCAFHENYRLLIERNYPELEVILGTTPHFTHAQVELVSTNN; this comes from the coding sequence ATGAAAATCGCGCTTTTTTGCTGCTCGAAAGTGACTCAAAAGCTTGGCTGTTCCAGCGCCCAATGCCTGTATGATGTGAAAAACAGAGTTGGTGCATTTGGTAGATATGCCAGGGATATACAGGTTGAGCTGGTAGGAGTGGTCAATTGTCCGGGGTGTCCGTCTCAAATCGCCCCTTATCGGATTATCGCCCAAATAGAAAACTTAGCGGATTTTCAAGTGGAGGCTATTCATTTCACGAATTGCATAAGCACTTTCTGCGCTTTTCATGAGAACTACCGGTTACTGATTGAGCGTAATTACCCTGAACTAGAAGTTATATTAGGCACTACACCCCATTTCACCCATGCCCAAGTCGAGCTTGTATCAACAAACAACTGA
- a CDS encoding ABC transporter permease, translating to MYENKLTPAGKLGLPKINIRTKMLILIIFSAIYLFGILIWGFFMDESLYAVNYTHKFIPPGLEHLFGTDFMGRDMFYRSIKGLSTSLVIGVLASAVSSVLALLLGIAAATIGGKFDRFVNWCVDCCMGLPHLVLLVLISFMLGRGVKGVAVAVALTHWPELTRIVRAEVLQIRSSQYVQLSYKAGKSRFWVAKEHMVPHVLPTYLIGLVLLFPHAIMHEAALTFLGFGLPAESPAIGAILSEAMVHIATGKWWLALFPGLLLLIAVILFDVIGENLKKLLNPNSGNE from the coding sequence ATGTATGAGAACAAGCTTACACCTGCCGGAAAACTTGGACTGCCCAAGATCAACATAAGAACCAAAATGCTTATTTTGATTATTTTTTCCGCCATTTATTTATTCGGTATTCTTATTTGGGGTTTTTTCATGGACGAGTCCCTGTATGCGGTCAATTATACTCACAAGTTCATCCCTCCCGGCCTGGAGCATCTTTTCGGCACGGATTTTATGGGCAGGGATATGTTTTACCGCAGCATTAAAGGGCTGTCGACAAGCCTTGTCATCGGAGTGCTCGCCTCTGCTGTCAGCTCCGTTCTGGCCCTGCTGCTGGGGATAGCTGCAGCAACCATAGGCGGAAAATTCGACCGGTTTGTCAATTGGTGTGTCGATTGCTGCATGGGCCTGCCCCATCTGGTCCTGCTGGTTCTGATCTCTTTCATGTTGGGCCGCGGGGTGAAAGGCGTGGCGGTAGCCGTTGCTCTGACCCACTGGCCGGAGCTTACCAGGATCGTACGTGCCGAAGTTCTGCAGATTCGTTCCTCCCAGTATGTGCAGTTATCCTATAAGGCTGGAAAGTCAAGATTCTGGGTTGCCAAGGAACATATGGTACCTCATGTGCTCCCTACCTATTTGATCGGGCTGGTTCTGCTGTTTCCCCATGCTATCATGCATGAGGCCGCACTCACCTTTCTGGGCTTCGGCCTGCCGGCGGAATCCCCCGCGATCGGGGCGATTCTATCGGAAGCGATGGTCCATATCGCGACGGGTAAATGGTGGCTTGCCCTGTTCCCCGGCCTGTTGCTCTTGATCGCGGTCATCCTGTTTGACGTCATCGGCGAAAATCTTAAAAAGCTGCTGAATCCTAACAGCGGTAATGAGTGA
- a CDS encoding ABC transporter substrate-binding protein: protein MKKKLALVLSVLLMITITACSSGAGKTVEDTPFQNGSAQPPADEIVAYVGGTIFDSSLDPVKGAMSYGYSFTNCALLRVNPDSNYEGDMATEWSISDDALVYTYTLRENVKFSDGSDFTADDVVFTYNTVKENQAHNENVDLTKLASVKALNNYTVQFTLSEPYSPFLDATACLGIVPSDSYDSKTFDQYPIGTGAWIVTQYDSNQQIIVRANENYYEGAPAIKKVTFVSMNSEAAFSNAKSGQLDIVMIGPNYTAEKVAHMTTERFETMDIRMINLPVLKEQTMKNPDGKEIKVGNNVTSDISVRKALAIGIDRQTIINHAFNGIGKPAVSFTANLQWANTDTYQDNRKEEAAALLQDAGWVDTDGDGIREKNGIKCEFDVYAPGSDNERFLLANAVAEDALQLGVKINVKTASWDEVAHLQSNSGIVWGWGQYSPTVLNSLFNSQLFLKGAYDNVSGYSNPQVDADIQKAFTSTSHDSAIAAWKAVQATANQDYPYLYIVNIEHCYLVNDSLNLSLDTQIAHPHGHGSPIICNMKDWNYK from the coding sequence ATGAAAAAGAAACTTGCTCTGGTATTATCTGTACTTCTCATGATTACGATCACAGCTTGCTCCAGCGGTGCCGGTAAGACGGTGGAAGACACACCTTTCCAAAATGGCTCTGCCCAGCCCCCAGCCGATGAGATAGTCGCTTATGTGGGCGGCACTATTTTTGACAGCAGCCTGGACCCTGTTAAGGGGGCCATGAGCTATGGGTATTCCTTTACCAACTGTGCCCTGCTGAGGGTAAATCCGGATTCTAACTACGAAGGCGACATGGCCACAGAATGGTCGATTAGTGATGACGCTTTGGTCTATACCTATACACTCAGAGAAAACGTCAAATTCAGCGATGGTTCAGATTTTACCGCCGACGATGTGGTTTTTACCTACAATACGGTCAAAGAGAATCAGGCACACAACGAGAATGTCGATCTTACCAAGCTGGCCTCGGTCAAGGCGCTCAATAATTATACGGTGCAGTTTACCCTGTCGGAACCCTATTCACCTTTCCTTGATGCCACCGCCTGCTTGGGGATTGTGCCCAGTGACAGCTATGACAGCAAAACATTCGACCAATATCCCATCGGAACCGGAGCCTGGATCGTCACCCAATATGATTCCAACCAACAGATTATTGTCAGGGCCAACGAGAATTATTACGAGGGTGCTCCCGCAATCAAAAAGGTAACCTTTGTCTCTATGAACAGTGAAGCAGCTTTTTCCAACGCCAAATCAGGTCAGCTGGATATTGTGATGATCGGACCCAATTACACCGCTGAAAAAGTAGCTCACATGACGACCGAAAGATTTGAAACAATGGATATCAGGATGATCAATCTCCCGGTTCTCAAGGAACAAACCATGAAAAATCCCGATGGGAAGGAGATCAAGGTAGGGAATAACGTGACATCAGACATCAGTGTCCGCAAAGCCCTGGCGATCGGCATCGACCGTCAGACGATTATTAACCACGCTTTTAACGGCATCGGCAAGCCTGCGGTCAGCTTCACTGCCAATCTGCAATGGGCCAATACCGATACCTATCAAGATAACAGGAAAGAGGAAGCGGCCGCCCTGCTCCAAGATGCCGGTTGGGTGGATACGGACGGCGACGGCATCCGGGAGAAAAACGGCATAAAATGCGAATTTGACGTTTATGCCCCCGGCTCCGACAATGAGCGCTTTCTGCTGGCCAACGCAGTTGCCGAGGATGCCTTACAGCTGGGCGTGAAGATAAACGTCAAAACCGCCAGCTGGGATGAGGTCGCTCATCTTCAAAGCAATTCAGGTATTGTCTGGGGCTGGGGCCAGTACAGCCCGACCGTATTGAATTCGCTGTTCAATTCCCAACTGTTCCTCAAAGGCGCTTATGATAACGTTTCTGGCTACTCCAACCCGCAGGTGGACGCAGACATTCAAAAGGCATTCACTTCCACCTCTCACGACAGCGCCATTGCCGCCTGGAAAGCAGTTCAGGCGACAGCCAATCAGGATTATCCCTATTTGTATATTGTGAATATCGAGCACTGCTATCTGGTCAACGATTCCTTGAATCTGTCTCTGGATACCCAGATTGCTCATCCCCATGGGCACGGCTCGCCGATTATCTGCAACATGAAGGATTGGAACTATAAATAA
- a CDS encoding DUF1659 domain-containing protein has translation MAIVDKPLTSTLVLKYQDGLTPAGDPQIKQKSLNYVRPGVDHAVLHEIAVALFSLTEHPLIAVILRDSTELVEEPED, from the coding sequence ATGGCTATTGTCGATAAGCCTTTGACTTCAACCTTAGTGTTGAAATATCAAGATGGGTTGACACCTGCCGGTGATCCTCAAATTAAGCAAAAAAGCTTAAACTATGTGAGACCCGGTGTTGATCATGCGGTCCTCCATGAGATTGCTGTGGCATTATTCAGTCTCACAGAGCATCCGCTCATTGCTGTGATCCTGCGGGATAGCACGGAGTTAGTGGAAGAACCGGAGGACTAA
- a CDS encoding ABC transporter permease translates to MIRTKQTVSILVRMVLLLVAVCVIAFLLITSSPIDPLVSYIGTNSTLSEEAKQEISDYWGLNDPLPERFSAWATNVLHGDFGDSITYKKPVRDVIWERFSYSAVLMLIAWTASGVLGFLIGIAAGMRKGSLFDKMVKTFCLCLQSAPTFWLGLLILSLFAVTLGWFPIGMAAPMGKLASDVTLGDRAYHLVLPALTLTIVSISKITLYTRQKLIETMGSDYILFAKARGESDRQLVIRHVLRNIALPAVTIQFASFSELFGGMALAETVFAYPGIGTATTAAALNGDVPLLLGIAIFCALFVFSGNLIANILYGVLDPRVKEGGDYV, encoded by the coding sequence ATGATCAGAACTAAACAAACTGTTTCCATTTTAGTCCGGATGGTTCTGCTGCTGGTGGCGGTCTGTGTGATTGCGTTCCTTTTGATTACAAGCTCACCCATAGATCCTTTGGTTTCCTATATCGGAACAAATTCTACCCTGTCGGAGGAAGCCAAGCAGGAGATTTCCGATTACTGGGGGCTTAATGACCCTTTGCCGGAAAGATTCTCGGCTTGGGCCACCAATGTGCTGCATGGGGACTTTGGCGATTCCATTACTTACAAAAAACCGGTGCGTGATGTGATTTGGGAGCGTTTCTCCTATTCCGCCGTCCTGATGCTGATCGCGTGGACAGCCTCCGGCGTGTTAGGCTTCCTGATCGGCATCGCGGCCGGTATGCGCAAGGGGAGTCTTTTTGACAAAATGGTCAAGACCTTTTGCCTATGCCTGCAATCGGCTCCGACCTTCTGGCTCGGCCTGCTCATACTCAGCCTTTTTGCCGTTACTTTGGGATGGTTCCCCATAGGCATGGCCGCTCCGATGGGCAAACTTGCCTCAGACGTGACGCTGGGAGACCGGGCCTACCATCTGGTGCTGCCGGCACTTACTCTTACCATTGTCAGTATAAGCAAGATCACACTTTATACAAGGCAAAAGCTGATTGAAACCATGGGCAGCGACTATATTCTGTTTGCGAAAGCAAGGGGTGAAAGCGACCGGCAGCTCGTCATTCGCCATGTGCTCAGGAATATCGCTTTGCCTGCCGTTACCATACAGTTTGCCTCCTTCAGCGAACTGTTCGGAGGCATGGCTCTGGCGGAAACCGTGTTTGCCTATCCGGGCATCGGTACGGCCACTACCGCCGCCGCCCTCAACGGCGATGTCCCGCTGCTGCTGGGTATCGCCATCTTCTGTGCATTGTTTGTTTTTTCGGGGAACCTGATCGCCAATATCCTGTATGGAGTGCTGGACCCAAGGGTGAAGGAGGGCGGCGACTATGTATGA